The following is a genomic window from Balneolales bacterium ANBcel1.
GGAAGTCCGGTATCCATTCCTTCATCAACCAAATGAACAGTAGCTCCCATAAACCTGGCTCCACTCTTCAGTGTATCTTCGAAACCACCAAGACCCGGAAAAGCCGGTAATATTGATGGATGAAAGTTGAGAATCCTGCCCTTCATTTGCTGAAGTAACCTTCCCTTCAGGAGCCTGGTATAAAAAGAAATAATCAGATCCTCTCTGGTCAGTGAAAAAGCCTTGCAGATCGCATCTGAAAACGCTTCACCGGTTTTGCTGTACAATGGAACAAGATCAATCCCGTAAAAACGCGCAATATCCTCGGCACCACATGGCCTGTCTGTGACTATCGCAGATATTTTCTTCCGAAGATACAGACTCTGCTCAAGTGTCTTCGATAATACGCTTCCATTGGTGGAACACAGTATGATTGCTTTCATTATGCCTGCTCCAGGTGATAAGCCTCTAGTAAGTCCGCGGAATTTCTTCTACCATTAAACATCAGGACATCAATAATGGATAACCACGGGATATGCTTATCTCCAAACTGATTATATTCAACCGGCTTAGGTTTGATAAACCTTAGATCAATGCCTTGGTCTCTAAAATCACTTTTATTATAAAGCTTTTTACCTCCGGCAGGGTTTATGTAAACTTGCGCCCCAGCTTTACAGCAGATATCAATAATCCGTTCTTGTGCTTTCAGTTGGCTATTGCCGTTCGTAACGGAATTTCTGTAAAACCGGCACTCAATGCCCAGATACCGGGCACACACCTCTACACTTCTCTCGGCCAGATTCTGGATGTACGGTGAATCTGTATCAAGTACTTGCTCAATTAAAGTCATCACTTCAGTAAAAAAGGGGGCTTTGCCATAGGCATGACGGATGGTTAACAGCAGCTTTCTTTTACCTTTTCCATCCAAACGATGTTCAATTTCATTTATCAATCTGTTTTGTGATGGGTTAAAACAGGGAATAGTGAGGTATTTCCCCTCTCCATTGACCAGAATTCTATTTCTGTTGATCCATCCCCTCTTGATAAAGCTTACATCATCGAGAAAAACAAATTGATCGACTGCATTTGCCAACTGAAAATAACCCAGATAAGGAAAAAAATATGGCTGCATGGCAGCTAGTCGGCTTGTTTCGACTGGCAAATTGTGATCTGTCCCGAGCTCCTCCTTCAAATCGGAACTTCCTCCGGCCAATGAAGCTGGATAATCTATATCATTATCTCTCAGGAAATCAGTCATAGCTATTTTATCCCCGAATATGACGATTTATTTTTTCCACAAGCTGACCGGCATAGTTCTCAAGCGTGAACTTCTCAAGAACCACTTCACGCCCCTGGCTTGCGATACTTTGTAATTTTTTGTCGTCCAGACTCAACAGCTCTTTAAGCTCACCGCTCCTCTGCCCGGTCATTAGTATCCCACTGCCATTCCCAAAGACTTTTTCCAGTTCGGAATTGTGATCGGAAAGAACACAGCTCCCGGAGACCAGAGCGTTACGCACTCTTTCGTGTACCTTGTCAGGAAACCCGGGGTCACAGTTGAGCACAACCTTTGTGCTGCGATACAATTCATCCAGCTTTTGCATCGAGACCTCTCCAATCCAGCGGATATTTCCTGCTTTTTTCAGGGTTGGAATCATATCCGCAGCATCCGGATGGGCCGTTACTACTATCTTCCTTGCAGATTCGACATCTGATAGTTCTCCAAGCATTTCAAACCTTCTTTCCATCCTCACATACCAATCCACCAGACTCAAAACACTCATCCACCGGAAATCATCCTCTGTTGACGGAGTCGAAAACTCGTAGCTTGTGTATCCCGACACCCTCATCGACTCACAGAAATGAGTAAACACCGACGAGGAGTAATCATTCTTTGATCTTCGGTAGGTCTCAATACCCACTTTCTTTGCATCCTGACCAAGCTCTTGCAACTGAGCTTTCAAACTCACTTTTTGAGTCAGAAACTTGTGGATCCCCCACGGCACAAGAATATCAACTTCCCGTTCTGAAATCGGTTTAAGATCTTTTTCTGGTATAACAGGGCTCATGGGAGGCGGATTATTCAACACCTCCGTTTGGGCCTTCCCAGGATATAGCGCCTGATACTCGTCTGCAATCGACCGGCAGGAAGTGAAAAACACCGTTTTCTTTGCACTGCGGCTCAAACGATTCCACATGAACCGGGTGTAGGGATGGTCACCGATAAACCCAAAAACCCTGGAATTCAAAAGATCAAACACATTACCGTTTACATTCATATCGGCATGCACCCACAAGTCATAGCCCATTACCCCTGCAAAGAAAGCGTGACCGGGAGTGTTGGACTGTACAACTACTTTTTCAAAGAAATTTGAATCTGAAGCCGATACTACATCGGTATTTATACCCCTTGATTTCACCTCGTTCGCAAGCTGTTTTGCTCTTTTCAGATGGAGCCCATGAGCTCCTCCCTGAACGCCCGGAACTACAAAATGCAAATGAGTTAGGCGGTTACCCGCCAAACCATTGGTTCGGCGGGTATCCTTCGCACTTATTTCAACGACATCCAAGACTTTGGATTCCTTTCTTACCTGACCAGCCCCTGATACTTTTTTATTCATGCTCCAAAACCAGTCATTTCTCCGTGATGTGAAGTCGGCTGAAAAACTTCCGGACGCATCGGCCTCTCCATTCAAGTCCCCTTTTCTGCTCAACAGGGCATAATTTCTGGCAGTGTTCTCATGGTTGGATTTATCATCTCCCAGAACATCAAGTATCTTTTTATCCTGTTGCCCAATGTGATAACCTGAAACCATCTTGAGCTGCAGCCAAGAGTCAATCAGCTTGATTCTCAGCCAGGTCAAATGGTCGTCACTGCCCCTATCAGCGGAAACATCATGCACAGGAAACAGTAATGGGAGGTCTACCGTGATATTCTCGCCCATCTTACTGGTCTGCATCAGCTTCTTCATGACCTCGACCGCTTGCTGCCTCCTTCCAAGAATGTTTAAGACCCTGGCAAGAGTAAGGGAAAGTTCCGCACCCGTATACCCCTTGTTGTAACGCTCGATTAATATTCCGGCAGCATCAAGCAAAAGCGCTGCACGTTCCGACCCTGAAACCCCAACTGTCTCGGCCGCACAGATATAGCCAATTGCCCGATAATACTCTTTATTTCCCGTTCGTAACGAATTCTCCTTCCACTTTTCCATCAATGGCGAGGTCCACGGATAACGGCTGAAATGTTCTTTCCACAAACCCTCATCCGGAGTATTCGGCTTGACCTGCTCATCATGAATCCACCCTTCCGCCTGCAATACTTCCACCTTGTTTTGCGTCAATGCCACCAAATTTTGCAGATAACCATTCGCCGGCGCCTTAAGATCGTGTGGAATCATCAGTTTCAAATGATTCAGATACTCATAAATCGCATATCCCGAATTCTGCAATGACTCTAAAACCTTATAACGACTCGGAGCATCGCCGTTCAATGCGAGGATAATCACAGGCGAGGCACTCCGTAGTAAACTTTCCGCCCCGGCCAGAACTCCTGCTTCCAATCCATTGATATCCAGTTTGATCACATCCACCTCCGGACGCCCCTCAAACTCCCACCAGGCATCCAGTGTCACAAGACTCACCTCGTCACCCTGCCCATCAGCGACAATCGTGCTCTCCTCCGGAGTCTTGCCCGTTTGCAAAACAGCTTTGCCCGATGTTTCCGAAACCGCCCGGCCGATCACCTCGACCTGATCCAACCCATTCTCCAGCTTGCTCATCTCCAAATGCCTGCGCGCCATTACCCCCGGCTCAAACGCATACACCTTCCCATCCGGACCCACTTTCTTCGCCATCGGCAACGCGTACACCCCGAACCCGGCGCCCACATCCACCACATTCATGCCCGGCTTGAGGTACTCCCGCACAAACTGGAGCTCCGGCTCATACCACTGCTCCTGCTCCAACAGCACATACGGGGTCAGCATATTCAGATCCGCCGGCGTGCAAATGGTCACCTCGTCTTTCGTCTCAATTTTCCAGACCTCCTTCGCGGATTCCTTCACAAAGCCGTTTACACCGCTATCCGGCCCAACACCTTCGCCTTCATGTTCATCAATGCGATCGTGACCGTTCCTGTTTTCAAGCCCATGGCTCGCGTCCGCTTCCGCCACGCTTCCATTTTTTTTCTGTGGATGGGTCTCGTGCCCGTTTGACAGTGCGTCGGCACTCTTCGCCACTTTCGCCGTCTTCGCCACTTTCGCCGTCTCCGTCACTGCCGCTTCTTCCAGCGCCTCTATCGTGATGTGATCCCGCCAGTCATCGCGACCGGACTCCCATCCTGCCACACGCTGCTTCCACATCTCGCGAAACGCCGCCGTCAGGTGCGCACCAAACCGCCCACCATCACACAGCGCCGACAACCGCACACGCTCCCGCAGTCCCGCCCTCAGCTCCGCAAGGGCCTCCTTATCCGAAGCCAGCGCCACCGCCTTCTCCACATAGTCCTCCCAACTGCCCGTAACCATCTCCGGCAAGCCCGCATTAACCAGATGTGTCGCCGAATGGCGGCCCGCAAAAGTCGGTCCCGGCAGCGTCACCACCGGCACACCCATCCACAGAGCCTCGCAGGTACTCAATCCACCCGAATACGGCCAGGGATCCAGCGCGATGTCCACCTCATGGTATTTCCCCAGCAGCTCGTCATGCGGCGACTGACCCTCAAACAGCAGGCGATCCTTCTCGATCCCGAGCGATTCCATCTGCCCGACAATCCGCCGCGTGAAAATTTCCGTATCGTACTGCTTGCTCTTGAGCAGCAGCCGGCTGCCCGGAACACGCTTCATGATTTCCGCCCATTGCTCCAGCAGCACCGAATTTACTTTCGTCGGATTGTTAAAGCAGCCGAACGTTACGGCACCATCCCCCGCGGACGGCAGTTCATTGACTTCAGGGGCATATTCCGGTGGCAAAAAGCAGATGTAGTCGTCCGGCATGCGCACCAGCTTCTCGGTATAAAGTTCCTCTACCCCTTCCGGTGTCTCATGGTGGTCGGTGATCAGATAGTCCATGGCCCGCAGTCCGGTGGTATTGAACAATCCGCCCACCCATTTCACGATGACCGGTGCCGGCTCAAGGGCCACTGTCCTCAGGCGGTTATCTGCCGAATGACCGGAGAGCTCCACCAGTATGTCGATTCCGTCGTCGCGGATCATGTCGGCGATCACCTCATCCCGATACCCCAACACCGACTTCCAGCTGTCCGTCACCGCGTGGATTCTCCGGGTGATGGCATCAGACAGGTTGTTGGTTGTATAGCAATAGATTTCAAACTGCTCCTTCGGCAGGTTCTCCAGGGCCGAGGTAATCATCCAGCCGACCGGGTGCCGCCAAAAACCACCCGACAAAAAGCCGATCCGCAACTTTCTGTCGGGGTTTTGATCAGACGGCACCGGTCTGGCCGGACGCACTTTCGGTGAAAACTGCTCATCCCATCGCAAATGCTGCTCAAAAATTTCTTGCCGGCTCCGCTCGGGGTTGTAGTGCAGCCCCATCAGGTAGTTGGAAAACGACTCTACCGACTCCGGCTGATCTGCAAGCGCCCGGAGGTAATTCCGCTCGGATTCGTTGAAGCGGCCGATCTCCTGCAAAGCCAGCGCATAGTTTACCCGTACTGCCGCAAAGGTCGGGTACTCGGACAAAATCTCCTCATAGCGGGAAATTGCTTCCGCATAGGCACCTTCCACCCGGTCGATTTCGGCCAGGGTGATGCGCGCATCCAGGTCGCCCGACTTTTTCCCGATTAGTCCCTTGAGAACCTCCCGCGCTTCGTCAAACCGCTGCAGTTTCTGAAGCAGCCGCGCCTTCTCGCTGATCGCCTCGAAATACTCCTCGTCAATCCTGGCCGCAATATCGTACAGCTCCAGCGCCTTGGTTATATCGCCCTGATCACGGTAGATCGACGCGATTCTGAAAGCCACCCCCGCACTGCGCGGATCCAGCTGATTGGCTCGCTGAAAGCACCTGAGCGCCTCATCCAGCCGGGCCTGAGCCTGGTAAACCGATCCCAGATTAAGCCACGCCTTGAAGAAATCCGGCCGCCGCTTCAGCGCCTCGCGGCCGCAACGGACCGCCTCGTCCAGGTTGCCCAGTTCCAGATACGCCAGAGAGAGCAAATGCCAGGTTTCCGGTTCATCGGAGCCACGATTCAGTGCCTCCTGCAAATAAGGCACTGCTTTTCCGTATTCCCGCTTGCTGATAAGCGCTACACCCATGTAGTGCCAGACCGGCCAGGGAGACTTCTTCTTTTTCTTCAACAAGGGCCTGAGAGCCTGGATGGCCTTGTCCGTATTCGGTTTTTTGCTGTTTAACAGGGCTATTGCGCGTTCGAGCTGTAATTTCATCGGATCGTTTTTTGATAGCGGGAAAGGGACACAGGATCGCAATCCGGCCCGCCATCATCCCTAATTAACTGTGTGGTATCGCCGGGCAAATCAACTGCCCGCTACCACGGATGAACCATTGTCCGGGGCAGCGGCCTTCGATACCGCGGCCTTCCGCCCCCCCTCTCTCTTTACAAATAATGTGCCACCCTTTATGGCACAAGTTTTGCTCTGATGATCCTGTCCGTGCCGTGAATCGTGCGGGTGTCGTTTTGTTTAAAAGATCCTAACGTTCTGGGCGTTAAGTTTTTTTTCAAAAAATCCGATAAACCGGGTAACCAACCGTTATCCAGATTTTACAACCCATGAGAAATCCACAACTTGAATATCAAAGACAGTCGGTACTCAATGCCTCACCAATCAAACTCATTGTGAAGTTATATGATCTGGCGATACAGGCATCGTACCGGGAGGATCAACAGAAGCTGAGGGACATCCTCTCTACCCTGATCAAGGGACTGAATTTTGAACATGAGCCTGCAGATCAGCTTTTCAACCTGTACCGATACTGTCAGGATCTGGCCCGGCAGCATAAATATGACGAAGTGCGCGAAGTCCTGGAACCCTTGCGGGAAGCCTGGGAAGAAACCGCCACCCAAACCACCATGCAAAGCGCCAACGGCACCTTTTGATGTATAACACCGGCCCTGAAACCGGATCGTCCCCCCATGTCCGCTCCGACAGGTGCGACACCGGGACAACGAGTCAGGGCCATCAGGTTTCATTACACCATAGAAGGTTTTCACTGTTATGAGCTCCGTAGGAAATATTTTCCAGTCAACCAATCCTTACGAAAAATTTGTCCAGCAGCTGGTCGAACTTGAAAGCCAGACCAAGTACAAATTGCAGGCTCAGCAGGGTGTGCACCGTGAGCGGAAAGATGCCCTGGGAGCCGTCAGCTCTTCCATCTCCAAATTCAACAGCAAACTGGAGGAACTGCAGGATAAAGACAACAACGCCTTCCATCCGCTGAAAACCTCTTCCTCCAACGAAAAAGCCATACGGGTGAATTCGGCCAGTGGTATTGACCGGCCATCGGTCTATAATATCGATGTGGAACGCCTGGCAACAAGGGATGTGGCCCTGGCCCAGGTTATGTCCGCCGAAGGAACCGACCTGGCATCCTACGGCAGCGGATCGGTAACCCTCACCATTGGCGACCAGACCGAGACCATCACCCTCGAAACTCAGAAGGACGACGGCGACGGTAATATGGTCGATATGACCAACCACGAAATTCTGGACGCCTTCGCCTCCCAAATTACCGAGCATTTCGGTGATCACGCCCAGGCGAACGTATTCCAGGTAAACAATGACGAAGTTCAGTTTTCCATCCAGAGTCTGAACACCGGCCACGAGAACCGGATTCAGTTCAGTGATGCCGACGGCGTCCTGGATACCATCATCAACGGCAGCGGAGACGACCAGGTACTTGCCATGCATCATCTGGTCGATCAAATGGAGCTGGATGCACGGTTTACGATCGACGGAGTGACGTTTGAACGGGCCGACAACCTGGTGGACGACGCCGTTACCGGTCTTAATTTCGAACTGCTGCGTACCACCACCGAAACCGAACAGATGTCCGTGCAGCGCGACACGGAGAAAGCACGCTCCAACGTCAACAGCTTTGTTTCCGCGTTTAATGAAATGAACAAAACCATCCGCGACCGGACCTTTATCGACGCGGAAGGTGACCGCAGGGGTGCTCTGCAGAATATGCGGGGTATCAGAAACCTGACTCTGAATCTCCGCCAGATCGGACTCCAGTCCATGGATGGCATGGAGCCCGGCCAGGTTGGCAGGCTTGCCGACATGGGGATCAGTTTTGACAAGGACGGCACCATGCGGGTAGACGACTCGGAAAAACTCGATGAGGTTCTTGCGGAGCGCCCCGGAGAAGTTCAGGCATTTTTTACCAGCGAGGAATCTCCCATCAACCTGATGCTGGAGCAAGCCGAATCCTTTACAAAAGCCCGTACCGGCATCATCGCCTCCATGGAAGACGGCATCGACCAGCAGCTCAGCCGGCTCGATAATCGTATCGCCGCACAGGACCGACACCTCGAGCAGTATGAGCAGCGGCAGCGGGCCGAGTTTGCCAAACTTCAGCAGATCATCACCCAGGGTGAAGATCAGTTCAACCAGGTAATGATGTTCCAGCAGCGTCTGGGCATGTTCTGATTCAAAAGTATCCTATGAGCCCCATAATGAACATACTGGATGAACTGAACGCCACCAGCGGCAAACTGCTGGAGCTGGTGGAAGACGAACACTCCTCCATCGATGCGATCGAAGAACTGATGCAGCAGCGAGGCAGCATGATTGCGGAACTCGACCCTCTCACCGACAATGTGGAGCCCTCGGCTTTCACTCCGGAAGAGCAGGATACACTGGTTGAAAAGTTTCGTGTCTACCGCAAACTGCATGAAACCATCCAGCCGGCATTGGAAAAGCTCATGAACGGCAAGGAAGAAGTTATGGGTGATGCCTACAAGCGGCGCAGAGCCGATGACCGATACCACCTTTTGGGAACACCCGATATTTCGTATTATCAGACAAGTAAATAATAGCAGAAGGCTATGGATATAAACAAACTCTCAACCCACCTTAACGGAACACAGGCCGCCGGACAAAAAGCGCAAGCCACCGGTGTGTCCTCAGCCGCAGACGCCAAAGGCAATGCCGCCGATAAGGTTACACTCGATGGTTACAACTTCAAGAAGAATGAGGTGTTGTTTGCCAGATCCGAGTACGACAAACAGGCACAGGCTGCCTTCGAGCGGGTGAAAACCATGAAGGCACAGCTGAACGAATTCGATCAGGCCAAAACGGAGTCTGCTGAAAAAGCGGCATCCACCCCGATCGGAGAAACCCTCAACAGCCCGGATGTCTGGGAGAATATCGCACGGAAAATCCTGGACAGCTGATCTCCCGCTTTTTCCCGAATCCCCCCGGCGCTGCCTGCTTTCAGCACCCCCCCTTCACCACCGTGTCCGGTGTAAAAACGACATTATGAATATGTTGCTCCCGTAACGTATTCACGGGCCCGCGACCAGGCCCCTGACTCTCTTCAATGCGATGAAACCGTTGGAATACGACTGTTTCACTCCTGGCGAATACAACCGCCATGCCGTTCCCCGAAACTGCCCCACTGAGTTTGCCGAAGCCTCTTTCGCAAATGGTATGGAACGACCCCCGGAACTATGACCTGCTCTGGCAGGCGGAACAAATTGCCACCTGCGCATATGGGATGGAATGATCCCCCCCCTTTTGTGGTTGCTCAGCGAACAGAGTGGCGCAAATCGCATAAAAGTCCGTTATATTTGTGTAGTTACTTTGACTTTAATTTTTTTTAATATATAATCCCTCGGTTATATTAACCCTGTTCACAATCATTTCTGCCAATGCAAGGACGTATTTTAGTTGTCGATGACGACAAGCTTCTGCTGGGTTTCATGGAAGAGCATCTATCCATGAACAACTACGATGTCGTCGCGTTCAATTCTCCTGTGGAAGCACTCTCTTACCTGGAAAAGAACCGGGTCGATCTGGTCGTCAGCGATGTCAAAATGAATGAAATGACCGGAGATGAGGTAATGAATCACATCAACCGGAATTACCCGGACACCGGCGTGATTCTCATAACCGGCTTCGGCAGCATCAACCACTCTGTGAATGCCATCCGTAAAGGCGCTTTCGATTACGTGACCAAGCCGTTTACGTCACGCGAGATTCTGTACCGCGTAAACCGGTTTTTTGAAACCGCTCCGGAAGAGCGACGGGCGGAAGCGTCCACGCCGGCACCTTCTACCGGTACCACTACCGGGGAACCGGAATCTGGCGCAGCCCAGTCTTCGAAATCAACCTCCGGCGGACAGAAAAAAGCGGGAGGCGGAAGAGGCGGCCGCAAAGCCGAGATCAAAATGGTAGGGCAGCACCCGCACATCCGGAGGCTGCTCAGCATGTTGCCGCAAATTGCCCGGAACAACGCTCCCATCCTCATCCAGGGCGAAAGCGGAACCGGGAAAGAGGTCTACGCACACCTGATCCACCATGAAAGCGATCGCGCATCCGGCCCTTACCTGAAAATCAACTGCGCCAACCTGCCCTCCGAGCTGGTGGAAAGCACCCTGTTCGGGCATATGAAGGGCTCTTTTACCGGTGCGACCAGCGACCGCAAGGGAGCCTTTGACGAAGCCGACGGTGGCACGCTGCTGCTGGATGAGATCACCGAGATCGACATCAACATTCAGGCAAAGCTGTTGCGGGTTCTGCAGGAAAAAGAGTTCCAGCGCGTCGGCAGCCAGAAGCCGGTGAAGGTGGATGTCCGGGTTATCGCTACCACCAACCGTCAGATGACCGAGGCTATCGCCGAAAACCAGTTCCGCGAAGATCTCTACTACCGCCTGAACGTATTTCCCATCACCATCCCCCCGTTGCGCGAGCGGCGCGATGACATCCCCATGCTGGCCCAGTTCTTCATAGACCGCTATACCTCACAATACGATATGGGGGAAAAGACGCTTTCGAAACAACTGGCCGATTACCTGATGGAACAAGAGTGGAAAGGCAATGTGCGGGAACTTGACAATAAAATCCACCGGGGCGTAATCCTCTCCCAAAAAGAACCCGAAATCTCCATTGAACATGTGGAGGACCACCTCTTTTCGAATGTCGATGAGGAGATCAAAAGCGAGGTTCTGGCCGACATCCCGCTCATCCCCATTGAGGAGATGGAGCTTCAGATGATCAAAAAGGCGCTGGAGAAAACGCGCGGCAATCAGAAGAAGGCGGGGCAGCTGCTGGGTATTTCCGATCGTACCATCCGCAATAAACTGAAGAATAGCGGCTGGACCGAAGAGATGGACTCCGATTAGCCATCAGGACCCCGGCTTCCGTTATCCGGTCTTCTTCCGCAGCTTCATCCCTGCGATTACCCGCTGGGCTTTTTTAAGGTCCTTGCTTTTGGAAAGCGCGACCAGCCAGCGCCGAACATACGTTTCGTTGGATGGCTCCAGTTCCATCATTTTCTGGTACCGTGCTCCCGCGAATTCGTACCAGCCCCGCTCCATGAACAGGGTCAGATAATCAAATACCTGCTCTTCGGTCGCGCTGTCCATCTTCTCGGCAAATGAAGCGCCAAACAGTTTTTTGAACAGCCCTTCCGACTGCTCGAAATCCTCCTGCTCGATGGCGAACAGGAGCAGCCGGTGCAGCAGCCCCTGATCCACATTCCCGCCCCGCAGCATATACAATTTGCTGTAGTGTTCGTACGATGCCTTGCGCATCCCGGCACGAAACGCCATGTCGGCCAGTTGAGCCAGAGTCTCATCTTCCGGCAGCACTTTGTCAAAATTGGCCGCCGAAAGTTCGTCCCTCAGGGAGTAGTAGGTAAGCAGAATGTCGTGCGCCTCTCCCCACCGTTTACCCAGCTGATGAATCCGGTAGAGAATCAGGTAGGGAAGGCGTTGTTTCGGCTCCAGGCGGATCGACTTGACCGCCGTATCCAGCGCCTGGTTCCATTTGTACTGTTCGGCCATGCAGCTGGCCAGCCCGTTGATGGCAGCCAGACGGTCATACGGAAGTACATCGCCCGAGTGCATCACTTTTCGGTACTGCGCGGCGGCGTGCACATATTTTCTCTGGTCGAAGTACCGTGCGCCCATTGTCAGGTAAACCTGGGGGGAGGGACGGGCAACCGACAGCTCATCTTCCGGATCCAGCTCCTCAAACAGCCTGCTCTCCCTGTGTATGTACAGGGGCTCCCCGGTTATGTTGATTCCGTTTCGGGTGATGTGGGAGGTACAGTCGGGCAGGTTCTTTCCGTCAAATAACGGCTCTTTGGAAGCGGCCACAAGCCGTATCTGATAACACTGCCGCAGCATATTGCCGTCGCGCCACTGGATCATCACCGGCGGCCAGTTCTTCAGGCTGTCGGTGTCGAGGGCGCCGAACCCGGAGAGATTCACAATCTCGTCATCCTCCAGAAAAAGAGCCCAACGAGTACTGACTTCGGCAAGCATCCGGTTCCACACCGCCGACCGGTACTCTTTCGGTTCGTAACGCATCCAGCGTACGGTGTCGGGCACATACTCCGGACGGTCGCCCGGCGCCGCTACCTGTACGGCCGGAAACCACGCGAGCCATTGCCTCACAGCATCTGCCTGCAGCATCGTTTCATCCGTCAGAAACAGGACCGGAGTAATGTCGGCCATATTTTCTGTTTCTCCAAAAAGGGTGCTTTCAGAGACCGAAGCGGTTTGTTCTTTTTCCATAATATCTTGTATTGTGAGGATGGTAGCTTAATGTCATTAGTGCCGGATATTCCCTGTTCAGAGATAGTCGAGCAGGGTGTTGTGGATCATTTGGGTATGGACGGCCATGGCCGCCTCAAAGGAGATCTGGGTGCGCTGCATATCGGAAAACGCCTTGGCAAAATCGGTGTCCACCAAATTGCTCACATCCGATTTCATTACAATGTTGGTCGATTCATACTGTTCGAACATGAATTCCAGGCGGTTGATGTTGTTCCCCAGGCGTGACGTGACGATGGAGCTGTGGTCAATCATCTGATCGACATCGCTCATCATGCCGTTCAGCGCCGCAGTATCGTTATCCAGCAGTGCCTGGTGGATATTGTCGATGATTTCAAACATATCGCCCGCGCCACTTTCCCGCAGGTCGGTGCCGGTCACGCTGAACTCGATGAACAGCTCATCGCCGGCCTGCACTTTCAGCGGCGAGCTGTTGCTGTGGTCCGCAACGCCGCCGGGCTCGAGCTCGTCAAACTGAAATGGCCGGACGCCGGAATTGGTACCAGCAAACAGGTAGCGGTCGCCATATGACGTATTGAGCGTCGCCACCATCGAATCGCGAATACCGGCAATCTCCTGCGCCATGCTCTCCCGAACCGTCGCACTGGAGGTATCGGTGGCAGCCTGCGTCAGAATCCGCTTGATGTCGATCATGTTGTCGATGGTTTCATCAAGCGCCTCCTGGGCGAGCCGTCCCTGGCGCAATCCACTGCTGATATTCTTCTGGTACTGCTCCTGCTTCCGGATGTCCTCCTCGATAATGCGGCTGCGCTGAAACGAGGTGGGGTCCTGCGAAGGCAGCCTTACCCGCTTTCCGCTGGAGAGATCCGACTGGATCCCGGCCATTTGGCTGCGGTTCTTGTTGATATCCCGTATGAAGTCATCAAAAATGATTTTCTGTGTGATACGCATGACTTACCTCACCAGGCTGATTAACGTGTCCATCATTTGCTGGGCACTGGCCATTACCCTGGCCGCGCCCTGATAAGCGTTTTGATACTGAATCATCAGACTGAGTTCTTCGTCGATGTTGACACCGGCCTCACGCTCCTGCTGCACCTCGAGCATGCGGATTTCCGACTCGCGTGTCTCCATCGTATTTCGCAGCCGCGAAAGGTCGCTGCCCGCACTGCT
Proteins encoded in this region:
- a CDS encoding formyltransferase family protein — protein: MKAIILCSTNGSVLSKTLEQSLYLRKKISAIVTDRPCGAEDIARFYGIDLVPLYSKTGEAFSDAICKAFSLTREDLIISFYTRLLKGRLLQQMKGRILNFHPSILPAFPGLGGFEDTLKSGARFMGATVHLVDEGMDTGLPVIQSARPIDPNLPVSVNRHKIFLDQCRMLLQVVRWFDAGRVRCQEDGVYIDGATFECGTYSPSIDDVEAQRMTIPHPVSPGTSKNEISGEKYNEVTSHY
- a CDS encoding WbqC family protein; its protein translation is MTDFLRDNDIDYPASLAGGSSDLKEELGTDHNLPVETSRLAAMQPYFFPYLGYFQLANAVDQFVFLDDVSFIKRGWINRNRILVNGEGKYLTIPCFNPSQNRLINEIEHRLDGKGKRKLLLTIRHAYGKAPFFTEVMTLIEQVLDTDSPYIQNLAERSVEVCARYLGIECRFYRNSVTNGNSQLKAQERIIDICCKAGAQVYINPAGGKKLYNKSDFRDQGIDLRFIKPKPVEYNQFGDKHIPWLSIIDVLMFNGRRNSADLLEAYHLEQA